The following are from one region of the Acidobacteriota bacterium genome:
- a CDS encoding M1 family metallopeptidase has protein sequence MIRSRAVTGAIVGALSLAAAGAAAQTPTLADFDPLVARLEAAVRTADTEAYMDLLADGADRTAARAFTADALRRNVQEAAARGRFVRPLDDEADGTGYELTVEVFTERGVAGRLQTWTVDVVRDDGAGDGPHGWRIAGQERVDVVEGLLNLTLNADVAYDAANLVIAGEDMTLHMVRGSVFVAETDAGGITAMVLLGDGVLTFAPAPEAERGQVRLLTGRETLEADLSGAFVRLNPARFAARVSVDGLRARAVDRGELERAREIFDEFAPLSFGLDLGDLSRKAWSLTPGGGDFIADMQTDRYGTLTFAQSANQPEDVSLYERENQRIIALYSSARKRAVQGRYYSEDDGVAYDVLDYRIAASFQPAGVARESLRAQPRLRGCFITGRTRLAVRVTGPNLTSLTLRLAEDLEVHSVVSNELGPLLFFRMRGRDNVIVSLPSGVPPVGAEFTVEIEYSGLLEAQELDENWMGRRGFGLDSVGAPTLFGIGARRYVYSNSIHWYPRAGTSDYATATMDLTVPADYGVVASGEPSDDNPAVWAPNGDAAGTRRYRYVTLQPTRYLSCLISEFAPVADNAGLVTLDAAPETTGTVRHGVSYDSVRLAVESNERTRDRVGRYYAAAADILDFYASVVGDVPYPTFTLALTDAILPGGHSPAYFAVLNQPLPLPPGVMMSWRTDPVAFSSYPDFFLAHELAHQWWGQAVGWKNYHEQWLSEGLAQYFAALYAEHRSGPEVFSDVLTQMRRWSLRHSDQGPVYLGNRLGRIEDEPRVFRALVYNKGAMVLHMLRRLLGDDTFFAGIRRYYNEMRFRKAGTDDLIRAFEAESGRSLTAFFDRWIHEDDLPDVDFRYRIESGSGGREAVLRFEQRGKLFEVPITVTLRYRGNARETLVVPVAGEVTEVRVPLRGRLRDVEVNEDGGALVEVG, from the coding sequence ATGATCCGCTCTCGCGCCGTCACGGGTGCGATCGTCGGCGCGTTGTCGCTGGCAGCCGCCGGCGCCGCGGCGCAGACGCCAACCCTCGCGGATTTCGACCCGCTCGTGGCTCGCCTCGAGGCGGCGGTGCGAACGGCCGACACCGAAGCCTACATGGACCTGCTGGCGGACGGCGCCGACCGAACCGCGGCGCGCGCCTTCACCGCCGACGCGTTGAGGCGGAACGTGCAGGAAGCGGCGGCGCGGGGGCGTTTCGTCCGCCCGCTCGACGACGAGGCCGACGGGACCGGCTACGAGTTGACCGTCGAGGTGTTCACGGAGCGCGGCGTCGCGGGCCGGCTCCAGACCTGGACCGTCGACGTCGTACGGGACGACGGCGCCGGCGACGGCCCCCACGGCTGGCGGATCGCCGGCCAGGAACGCGTCGACGTCGTCGAGGGACTCCTCAACCTCACGCTGAACGCCGACGTGGCGTACGACGCGGCGAACCTCGTCATCGCGGGCGAGGACATGACCCTGCACATGGTGCGGGGCAGCGTCTTCGTCGCCGAGACCGACGCGGGCGGCATCACCGCGATGGTGCTCCTCGGCGACGGCGTCCTCACTTTCGCACCCGCGCCCGAGGCCGAACGAGGGCAGGTTCGGTTGCTGACCGGACGCGAGACCCTGGAGGCCGATCTCTCAGGGGCGTTCGTTCGGTTGAACCCGGCGCGGTTCGCGGCGCGAGTCTCGGTCGACGGCCTGCGTGCGCGCGCGGTCGACCGTGGCGAGCTCGAACGGGCCCGCGAGATCTTCGACGAGTTCGCACCCTTGTCGTTCGGGCTCGACCTCGGCGATCTGAGCCGGAAGGCTTGGTCCTTGACGCCCGGCGGCGGCGACTTCATCGCCGACATGCAGACCGATCGGTACGGGACGCTGACCTTCGCGCAGTCCGCGAATCAACCGGAGGACGTATCGCTCTACGAGCGCGAGAACCAGCGCATCATCGCCCTCTACTCGTCGGCGCGGAAGCGCGCGGTGCAGGGCCGCTACTACAGCGAGGACGACGGGGTCGCCTACGACGTCCTCGACTACCGGATCGCGGCGTCCTTCCAGCCCGCCGGCGTCGCGCGCGAGTCGCTGCGGGCGCAGCCCCGGCTGCGCGGCTGCTTCATCACCGGCCGGACCCGACTGGCCGTGCGCGTCACCGGACCGAACCTGACGTCGCTGACCCTGCGTCTGGCGGAGGATCTCGAGGTGCATTCGGTCGTCTCGAACGAGCTGGGCCCGCTGCTGTTCTTTCGCATGCGCGGCCGGGACAACGTCATCGTCAGCCTGCCGAGCGGCGTCCCGCCCGTCGGTGCCGAGTTCACGGTGGAAATCGAGTACTCCGGGCTGCTCGAGGCCCAGGAGCTCGACGAGAACTGGATGGGCCGGCGGGGGTTCGGCCTCGACTCGGTCGGCGCACCCACGCTCTTCGGCATCGGCGCGCGCCGCTACGTCTACAGCAACTCGATCCACTGGTATCCCCGTGCGGGCACGTCGGACTACGCCACCGCGACGATGGACCTGACCGTGCCGGCCGACTACGGCGTCGTCGCGAGTGGCGAGCCGAGCGACGACAATCCAGCCGTCTGGGCGCCGAACGGCGACGCTGCCGGGACGCGGCGGTACCGGTACGTCACGCTTCAGCCGACACGCTATCTTTCCTGTCTGATCAGCGAGTTCGCGCCGGTTGCGGACAATGCGGGCCTGGTGACGCTGGACGCCGCTCCGGAGACGACGGGGACGGTGCGGCACGGCGTCTCCTACGACAGCGTGCGGCTGGCGGTGGAGTCCAACGAGCGCACGCGGGATCGGGTCGGCCGATACTACGCCGCCGCCGCGGACATACTCGACTTCTATGCCTCCGTCGTCGGCGACGTTCCGTACCCCACGTTCACCCTCGCCCTGACCGACGCGATCCTGCCCGGCGGTCACAGTCCGGCGTACTTCGCCGTCCTGAATCAGCCGTTGCCGTTGCCCCCCGGGGTGATGATGTCGTGGCGCACCGATCCGGTCGCTTTCAGCTCGTATCCCGACTTCTTTCTGGCCCACGAGCTCGCGCACCAGTGGTGGGGTCAGGCCGTCGGGTGGAAGAACTACCACGAGCAGTGGCTGAGCGAGGGCCTCGCGCAGTACTTCGCCGCCCTCTACGCCGAGCACCGCAGCGGGCCGGAGGTCTTCTCCGACGTGCTCACCCAGATGCGGCGCTGGAGCCTGCGGCATTCGGATCAGGGGCCGGTGTATCTCGGCAACCGCCTGGGACGCATCGAGGACGAGCCGCGCGTGTTCCGGGCGCTCGTCTACAACAAGGGCGCGATGGTGCTGCACATGCTGCGGCGCCTCCTCGGGGACGACACCTTTTTCGCCGGGATCAGGCGCTACTACAACGAGATGCGGTTCCGAAAGGCGGGGACGGACGACCTGATCCGGGCGTTCGAGGCCGAGTCAGGGCGATCGCTCACGGCGTTCTTCGATCGCTGGATTCACGAGGACGACCTGCCCGATGTCGACTTCCGGTACCGGATCGAGTCCGGCTCCGGCGGTCGCGAAGCCGTGTTGCGGTTCGAGCAGCGAGGCAAGCTTTTCGAGGTGCCGATCACCGTCACGCTCCGTTATCGGGGAAACGCCCGCGAGACGCTGGTCGTGCCGGTCGCCGGCGAGGTGACCGAGGTGCGCGTGCCGCTCCGCGGTCGGCTCCGGGACGTGGAGGTCAATGAGGATGGAGGGGCGCTTGTCGAGGTTGGATAG
- a CDS encoding ATP-binding protein, translating into MELRRRDGAGAGDAVLRPVVGPGRQSGRPRRAQPPIFEKEHIFKLIVFDNVYIIEVAGRTPAADIEDPTVKQGDVQRMLVATNRWWRNPRGWSRDDPDLRDADDAPFRYSAGVLDDLAPGGLYVLRGPRRVGKSVEVKRAIETLIAGGAEPRRILHASVDGWRANDLGGLVQAARPLTPRGGRRFWFIDEITGITDGWPERIKFLRDNDARFRADTVVITGSSAADLTGSVKALAGRRGPAGDPDRVLLPMGFRTFMQLTAEEPAPVDVGRLRAVDLTPQRVAEAARALAPWLDLLAGAWDAYLLVGGFPTAVAGYLTAREVAPAFVRSLIDVIHGDAFRRTEWSRVQTLAFLERMTNSLCSPLNYAAIADDIGVSQPTARRRIDDLREAFVLWPCHREDRLRPKLNAQAKAYFTDPVYARLGPGTPDANVLSQQQIGMALLRNFERAHPGSYPEFDRVLYHRTATRKEIDFVGPEFGGVAIESKYVDGRWRREAQTLAASGWRGIVATRTELDVEDAGVMAVPASMLAWLIDG; encoded by the coding sequence ATGGAGCTGCGCCGCAGAGACGGTGCCGGCGCAGGCGACGCTGTCCTTCGGCCGGTCGTCGGACCCGGGCGGCAATCGGGCCGACCGCGCCGGGCCCAACCTCCGATATTTGAAAAAGAGCACATTTTCAAACTTATTGTGTTCGATAATGTATACATTATCGAAGTCGCGGGCCGGACCCCTGCCGCAGACATTGAGGATCCCACGGTGAAACAGGGCGACGTGCAGCGGATGCTGGTGGCGACCAACCGCTGGTGGCGCAACCCGCGCGGATGGTCGCGGGACGATCCGGACCTGCGGGACGCCGACGATGCCCCGTTCCGCTACTCCGCCGGCGTGCTCGACGACCTCGCGCCGGGCGGACTGTACGTGCTGCGCGGCCCACGGCGCGTCGGCAAGTCGGTGGAGGTCAAGCGCGCCATAGAGACCCTGATCGCGGGCGGCGCCGAGCCGAGACGCATCCTGCACGCCTCGGTCGACGGCTGGCGCGCCAACGACCTGGGCGGCCTCGTCCAGGCTGCGCGGCCGTTGACGCCGCGCGGCGGCCGGCGGTTCTGGTTCATCGACGAGATCACCGGCATCACGGACGGTTGGCCCGAACGGATCAAGTTTCTGCGCGACAACGACGCGCGGTTCCGCGCCGACACCGTGGTGATCACCGGATCCTCGGCCGCGGATCTGACGGGATCGGTGAAGGCGCTTGCCGGGCGGCGCGGGCCGGCCGGCGATCCGGACCGGGTGCTGCTGCCGATGGGTTTCCGGACCTTCATGCAGCTCACGGCCGAGGAGCCGGCGCCGGTGGACGTGGGCCGGCTCCGGGCCGTGGACCTGACCCCGCAACGGGTGGCCGAGGCGGCCCGCGCACTGGCGCCCTGGCTGGATCTGCTGGCCGGCGCCTGGGACGCCTACCTGCTGGTGGGCGGATTCCCCACCGCCGTCGCCGGCTACCTGACCGCCCGCGAGGTCGCGCCGGCGTTCGTGCGCAGTCTGATCGACGTCATCCACGGCGACGCCTTCCGGCGCACCGAGTGGTCACGGGTGCAGACCCTCGCGTTCCTGGAACGCATGACGAACAGTCTCTGCTCCCCGCTCAACTACGCCGCGATCGCGGACGACATCGGTGTTTCGCAACCCACCGCGCGGCGGCGCATCGACGATCTGCGCGAGGCTTTCGTTCTCTGGCCGTGCCACCGGGAGGACCGGTTGCGACCCAAGCTGAACGCGCAGGCGAAGGCCTACTTCACCGATCCCGTCTACGCACGCCTCGGACCGGGCACGCCCGATGCGAACGTGCTCTCCCAACAGCAGATCGGCATGGCCTTGTTGCGCAACTTCGAACGCGCCCACCCGGGCAGCTATCCGGAGTTCGACCGCGTGCTCTACCACCGAACCGCGACCCGCAAGGAGATCGACTTCGTCGGTCCCGAATTCGGCGGTGTCGCCATCGAGTCGAAGTACGTCGACGGCCGCTGGCGGCGCGAGGCGCAAACCCTGGCCGCTTCCGGCTGGCGCGGCATCGTTGCGACCCGCACCGAGCTGGACGTCGAAGACGCCGGCGTCATGGCGGTCCCGGCGTCCATGCTGGCCTGGTTGATCGACGGCTGA
- a CDS encoding AAA domain-containing protein has product MFSASLELILNVAYREAMSRRHTHLTLEHLLYALAHDTEAERILAACGADLRELRSALDEFLGTLETAGRRERNGEPAQTLAFRRVLQTAVLHVQSAGKDEVRAGDILAAILQQPKAHAAEVLAAQGVTRLDVLNYISHGIAKVSPGDGERDKRRNGAEAGAGEEGRAAARDPLQAYTANLSERARAGALDPLIGRVPELQRTLQILCRRRKNNPVFVGDAGVGKTALAEGLAARLTEEDVPARLAGAEVFSLDTAALLAGTRFRGDFEERFKAVTKALADHPLPILFIDEVHATVGAGATTGGTMDLATLIKPLLSAGELRVIGSTTFEEFKHIEKDRALARRLQKVVVEEPTVDETSKILEGLRSRYEEHHGVTFGPETVPAAAKLAKRHLRDSRLPDGAIDILDEAGAAIGMQRTAADAAEEADTGAEAPEVTIADVERVVARMARIPEKQTTSSDKERLRTLGEALERVVFGQSEAVATVVTAIKRARAGLGVPDHPAGCFLFTGPTGVGKTELARQLAIHLGNEFIRYDMSEYMEKHAVARLIGAPPGYVGFEQGGLLVDAVRSHPYSVVLLDEIEKAHPDIYNILLQVMDHATLTDNGGRRADFRHVILIMTSNAGSREASATPIGFGDDQAATARGRMKAAIERIFSPEFRNRLDAIVPFDALAPATMETIVEKFILQLESQLAERRVAIALDPAARAWLAGRGYDPVYGARPLARVVQTEVRNPLTDEILFGRLEHGGTVRIGLAEDTLHFSIEPAEAPARAPEEAASE; this is encoded by the coding sequence ATGTTCAGCGCCTCCCTCGAGTTGATTCTCAACGTCGCCTACCGCGAGGCGATGTCGCGGCGCCATACGCACCTGACCCTGGAGCACCTCCTCTACGCCCTGGCCCACGACACCGAGGCGGAGCGGATCCTGGCCGCCTGCGGCGCCGACCTGCGGGAGCTGCGGAGTGCGCTCGACGAGTTCCTCGGGACCCTGGAGACCGCGGGCCGCCGCGAGCGCAACGGCGAGCCGGCGCAGACGCTCGCCTTCCGCCGCGTGCTGCAGACGGCCGTGCTGCACGTGCAGAGCGCCGGCAAGGACGAGGTGCGGGCGGGCGACATCCTGGCCGCCATCCTCCAGCAGCCCAAGGCGCACGCGGCCGAGGTGCTGGCCGCGCAGGGGGTCACCCGACTCGACGTCCTCAACTACATCTCGCACGGCATCGCCAAGGTCTCGCCGGGAGACGGCGAACGCGACAAGCGGAGGAACGGGGCCGAGGCCGGCGCGGGCGAGGAAGGACGCGCCGCGGCCCGCGATCCGCTGCAAGCCTACACGGCCAACCTGTCGGAACGGGCCCGGGCCGGGGCGCTGGATCCGCTGATCGGCCGGGTCCCGGAGCTGCAGCGGACGCTGCAGATCCTCTGCCGGCGGCGCAAGAACAACCCGGTGTTCGTCGGCGACGCGGGCGTCGGCAAGACCGCGCTCGCCGAAGGGCTCGCGGCGCGGCTGACGGAGGAGGACGTGCCGGCGCGGCTGGCCGGCGCGGAGGTCTTCTCGCTCGACACCGCCGCCCTGCTGGCGGGGACGCGTTTCCGCGGCGACTTCGAGGAGCGGTTCAAGGCGGTCACGAAGGCGCTGGCCGATCATCCGCTGCCGATCCTCTTCATCGACGAGGTGCACGCGACGGTCGGCGCCGGGGCGACCACCGGCGGGACGATGGACCTGGCGACCCTGATCAAGCCGCTGCTGTCGGCGGGCGAGCTGCGGGTCATCGGATCGACGACCTTCGAGGAGTTCAAGCACATCGAGAAGGACCGGGCGCTGGCGCGGCGGCTGCAGAAAGTCGTGGTGGAGGAGCCGACCGTCGACGAGACGTCGAAGATCCTCGAGGGGCTGCGGTCGCGCTACGAGGAGCACCACGGCGTGACGTTCGGTCCGGAGACCGTGCCTGCCGCCGCGAAGCTGGCCAAGCGCCACCTGCGGGATTCACGGCTGCCCGACGGCGCCATCGACATCCTGGACGAGGCGGGCGCCGCGATCGGCATGCAGCGGACGGCGGCCGACGCCGCCGAAGAGGCAGACACCGGCGCCGAGGCTCCGGAGGTGACCATCGCCGACGTCGAGCGTGTCGTCGCCCGCATGGCGCGGATCCCGGAGAAGCAGACGACCTCGTCGGACAAGGAACGCCTGCGGACGCTGGGCGAGGCGCTCGAGCGCGTCGTCTTCGGGCAGTCCGAGGCGGTCGCGACCGTGGTCACCGCCATCAAGCGGGCGCGGGCCGGGCTCGGCGTGCCCGACCATCCCGCCGGCTGCTTTCTCTTCACGGGACCGACCGGGGTCGGCAAGACGGAGCTCGCGCGGCAGCTCGCCATCCACCTGGGCAACGAGTTCATCCGCTACGACATGAGCGAGTACATGGAGAAGCACGCGGTGGCGCGTCTGATCGGCGCCCCGCCCGGGTACGTCGGCTTCGAGCAGGGCGGCCTGCTGGTCGACGCCGTGCGCTCCCACCCGTACAGCGTGGTGCTCCTCGACGAGATCGAGAAGGCGCATCCCGACATCTACAACATCCTGCTGCAGGTCATGGACCACGCCACGCTCACCGACAACGGCGGGCGCCGGGCCGACTTCCGCCACGTGATCCTCATCATGACCTCCAACGCCGGCTCGCGCGAGGCCAGCGCCACCCCCATCGGATTCGGCGACGATCAGGCGGCGACCGCGCGGGGGCGGATGAAGGCGGCCATCGAGCGGATCTTCAGTCCCGAGTTCCGCAACCGGCTCGACGCCATCGTACCGTTCGACGCGCTCGCGCCGGCGACGATGGAGACGATCGTCGAGAAGTTCATCCTGCAACTCGAGTCGCAGTTGGCCGAGCGCAGGGTGGCCATCGCGCTCGACCCGGCCGCCAGGGCCTGGCTCGCCGGCAGGGGCTACGACCCGGTGTACGGTGCGCGACCGCTCGCCCGCGTCGTGCAGACGGAGGTACGCAATCCGCTGACCGACGAGATCCTGTTCGGCCGGCTCGAACACGGCGGCACCGTCCGGATTGGGCTGGCGGAAGACACGCTGCACTTTTCCATCGAACCGGCGGAGGCCCCGGCCCGGGCCCCGGAAGAGGCCGCCAGCGAATGA
- a CDS encoding ATP-dependent Clp protease adaptor ClpS, whose protein sequence is MTAHDDDRQPGGEVIERTRDKTVTPKLYRVLLLNDDYTTMEFVVAVIEEVFRKTPAEAFRLMMQVHTEGQAVCGAYTYEVAETKVDTVRQLAERGGFPLQASIEGDG, encoded by the coding sequence ATGACCGCCCACGACGACGACCGGCAGCCCGGCGGCGAGGTGATCGAGCGCACGCGCGACAAGACCGTCACCCCGAAGCTGTACCGCGTCCTGCTGCTGAACGACGACTACACGACGATGGAGTTCGTGGTCGCGGTCATCGAAGAGGTGTTCCGGAAGACGCCGGCCGAGGCATTCCGGCTGATGATGCAGGTGCACACCGAGGGTCAGGCGGTCTGCGGCGCCTATACGTACGAGGTGGCCGAAACGAAGGTCGACACGGTCCGGCAGCTCGCCGAGCGCGGCGGGTTCCCGCTGCAGGCCTCCATCGAGGGCGACGGGTAA
- a CDS encoding ACT domain-containing protein, protein MVVDNPLRAAGALAEHGHAVEQRSVLFLEVPNGPGALGRAAGLLAAADVNIEYAYASAIGSQPLAAVVVGAEDAERAATAAGV, encoded by the coding sequence ATGGTGGTGGACAACCCGCTGCGCGCGGCCGGGGCGCTCGCCGAACACGGGCATGCCGTCGAGCAGCGTTCCGTGCTGTTCCTGGAGGTGCCGAACGGACCGGGGGCCCTCGGGCGCGCGGCGGGCCTGCTGGCGGCAGCCGACGTGAACATCGAGTACGCCTACGCGTCGGCGATCGGGAGCCAGCCGCTGGCGGCGGTCGTGGTCGGGGCGGAGGACGCCGAGCGGGCCGCCACGGCGGCCGGCGTCTAG
- a CDS encoding MBL fold metallo-hydrolase, with amino-acid sequence METIARGITYTDLLHRGRPRVIATAIVQSAAGVALIDPGPTSCLETLRTALADAGIAIADVRALLLTHIHLDHAGATGSLLRENPDIAVYVHERGAPHMIDPSKLLASAARLYGDEMDELWGAFLPVPEANVRVLAGGERIGAADRRFEVAYTPGHASHHVSFLDRESGIAFVGDVAGVRTGHELFVLPPTPPPDIDVEVWGQSIELVRQWRASTLLVTHFGAHHDPEKHLDAMQTHLTTMTDIARECITAGGGASEQQSRFVDEMRAYIEQHIPADEAGLYGTAAPLDQCFLGLARYWRKRGVTGE; translated from the coding sequence GTGGAGACGATTGCGCGCGGCATCACGTACACCGACCTGCTGCACCGCGGCCGGCCGCGCGTCATCGCGACTGCCATCGTGCAGAGCGCCGCCGGGGTCGCGCTCATCGATCCGGGTCCGACGTCGTGCCTGGAGACGCTCCGGACGGCGCTCGCCGACGCCGGCATCGCGATCGCCGACGTGCGCGCTCTGCTGCTGACGCACATCCATCTCGATCACGCCGGCGCCACCGGATCGCTGCTGCGGGAGAACCCCGACATCGCGGTCTACGTCCACGAGCGGGGCGCACCGCACATGATCGACCCGTCGAAGCTGCTCGCCAGCGCCGCGCGGCTCTACGGCGACGAGATGGACGAGCTCTGGGGGGCCTTCCTGCCGGTGCCCGAGGCCAACGTGCGGGTGCTCGCCGGCGGGGAACGCATCGGGGCGGCGGACCGCAGGTTCGAGGTCGCCTACACGCCGGGGCACGCCTCCCACCACGTCAGCTTCCTCGACCGCGAGAGCGGCATCGCCTTCGTCGGCGACGTCGCCGGCGTCCGGACCGGCCACGAGCTCTTCGTGCTGCCGCCCACGCCCCCGCCCGACATCGACGTCGAAGTCTGGGGGCAGAGCATCGAGCTTGTCCGGCAGTGGCGCGCGTCGACCCTGCTGGTCACCCACTTCGGCGCGCACCACGATCCGGAAAAGCACCTCGACGCCATGCAGACCCACCTGACCACGATGACCGACATCGCGCGGGAGTGCATCACGGCGGGGGGCGGCGCTTCGGAACAGCAGAGCCGCTTCGTCGACGAGATGCGCGCCTACATCGAGCAGCACATCCCGGCCGACGAGGCGGGCCTCTACGGCACCGCGGCGCCGCTCGATCAGTGCTTCCTCGGCCTCGCGCGCTACTGGCGCAAGCGCGGGGTGACGGGCGAGTAG
- a CDS encoding aminotransferase class I/II-fold pyridoxal phosphate-dependent enzyme, whose product MRSVPPRSTVRATTLTRSSPRIRHARPRAPGLFGSRRESSVRIAMRGSLAAKLRYHQQMVVDAPFTVPVAKRSAAFDYAIRGIVAEARKAEARGRRVRYLNIGDPVLFGFRTPPHLIEAVERAMRDGYNGYTPAAGVPEAREAVAADFETRGLAVSPDRVVLTAGASEGIDLALSVLVDHGDEVLVSVPTYPLYTGVLAKLGARAVYYRKDPAYGWQPDIEHVESLISPRTRALVVVDPNNPTGAVYTRDNRLALLELADRHNIVLLSDEGYTDLAYDGRVSPLGSYNPDAPVISFSSLSKAHLAPGWRAGWMAVGGGARLDAALAAIKDMADGRLCSVGPMQYAVPAALNGDKSHQVEFLRALRERAQVTTRRLNAIDGVSCVRPAAAFYAMPKVELPPGRTDEDYVIGLLRATGLLCVYGSGFGTAPADGYFRIVFLAPPAELDSFYDAIETFTADFLAE is encoded by the coding sequence ATGCGGAGCGTGCCGCCGCGTTCGACGGTGAGGGCGACGACGTTGACCCGCTCGTCGCCGAGAATCCGGCACGCGCGGCCGAGGGCGCCGGGACTGTTCGGCAGCCGCAGGGAGAGCTCGGTCCGGATCGCCATGCGCGGGAGCTTAGCCGCGAAGCTGCGGTATCATCAACAGATGGTCGTCGATGCGCCGTTCACCGTGCCGGTGGCGAAGCGAAGCGCCGCGTTCGACTACGCGATCCGCGGCATCGTCGCCGAAGCGCGCAAGGCGGAGGCGCGCGGCCGGCGCGTCCGCTACCTGAACATCGGCGATCCCGTGCTGTTCGGCTTCCGGACCCCGCCGCACCTGATTGAGGCGGTGGAGCGCGCGATGCGCGACGGGTACAACGGCTACACGCCGGCGGCCGGCGTGCCCGAAGCCCGGGAAGCCGTCGCGGCCGACTTCGAGACACGCGGGCTGGCCGTGTCGCCGGACCGCGTGGTGCTGACCGCCGGGGCTTCGGAGGGCATCGACCTCGCCCTCAGCGTGCTCGTCGATCACGGCGACGAGGTGCTGGTCTCGGTGCCGACCTATCCGCTGTACACCGGGGTGCTCGCGAAGCTCGGCGCCCGCGCCGTCTACTACCGCAAGGATCCGGCCTACGGGTGGCAGCCGGACATCGAACATGTCGAGAGCCTGATCTCGCCGCGGACCCGCGCGCTCGTCGTGGTCGACCCGAACAACCCGACCGGAGCCGTCTACACGCGCGACAACCGCCTCGCGCTGCTGGAGCTGGCGGATCGCCACAACATCGTGCTCCTCTCCGACGAGGGCTACACCGATCTCGCCTACGACGGCCGGGTTTCACCGCTCGGGTCGTACAACCCGGACGCGCCGGTAATATCGTTCTCGTCGCTGTCGAAGGCGCATCTGGCGCCGGGCTGGCGGGCCGGCTGGATGGCGGTGGGCGGCGGCGCGCGGCTCGACGCCGCGCTCGCGGCGATCAAGGACATGGCCGACGGCCGCCTCTGCAGCGTGGGCCCGATGCAGTACGCGGTCCCCGCGGCGTTGAACGGCGACAAGTCGCACCAGGTCGAGTTCCTCCGCGCGCTGCGCGAGCGCGCGCAAGTGACGACGCGCCGGCTCAACGCGATCGACGGCGTCTCCTGCGTGCGTCCGGCGGCGGCGTTCTATGCGATGCCGAAGGTCGAGCTGCCGCCGGGCCGCACCGACGAGGACTACGTCATCGGACTGCTGCGCGCCACCGGCCTGCTGTGCGTGTACGGCTCGGGATTCGGGACCGCGCCCGCGGACGGCTATTTCCGTATCGTGTTCCTGGCGCCGCCGGCGGAGCTCGACTCGTTCTACGACGCCATCGAGACGTTCACCGCGGATTTCCTCGCGGAGTAG